The Nomascus leucogenys isolate Asia chromosome 23, Asia_NLE_v1, whole genome shotgun sequence genome includes a window with the following:
- the WASHC1 gene encoding WASH complex subunit 1 isoform X1, translating into MTPVRTQHSLAGQTYAVPLIQPDLRREEAVQQMADALQYLQKVSGDIFSRISQRVEQSRSQVQAIGEKVSLAQAKIEKIKGSKKAIKVFSSAKYPAPERLQEYGSIFTGAQDPGLQRRPRHRIQSKHRPLDERALQEKLKYFPVCVSTKPEPEDDAEEGLGGLPSNISSVSSLLLFNTTENLYKKYVFLDPLAGAVTKTHVMLGAETEEKLFDAPLSISKREQLEQQVPENYFYVPDLGQVPEIDVPSYLPDLPGIANDLMYSADLGPGIAPSAPGTIPELPAFHTEVAEPLKPDLQDGVLTAPPPPPPPPPPPPAPEVLASAPPPSAAAPIGQGARQDDSSSSASPSAPVQGAPREVVDPSGGRATLLESIRQAGGIGKAKLRSVKERKLEKKKQKEQEQVRATSQGGDLMSDLFNKLVMRRKGRRQGCCPPWAGTLYFSPAFFFLYFKSPGAGGTRVSHQPPSLSLFPPGISGKVPGAGEGPGGAFARVSDSIPPLPPPQQPQAEEDEDDWES; encoded by the exons GATCTCCCAGCGGGTAGAGCAGAGCCGGAGCCAGGTGCAGGCCATTGGAGAGAAGGTCTCCTTGGCCCAGGCCAAGATTGAGAAGATCAAGGGCAGCAAGAAGGCCATCAAG GTGTTCTCCAGTGCCAAGTACCCTGCTCCAGAGCGCCTGCAGGAATATGGCTCCATCTTCACAGGTGCCCAGGACCCTGGCCTGCAGAGACGCCCCCGCCACAGGATCCAGAGCAAGCACCGCCCCCTGGACGAGCGGGCCCTGCAG GAGAAGCTGAAGTACTTTCCTGTGTGCGTGAGCACCAAGCCGGAGCCTGAGGATGATGCAGAAGAGGGACTTGGGGGTCTTCCCAGCAACATCAGCTCTGTCAGCTCCTTGCTGCTCTTCAACACCACCGAGAACCT GTACAAGAAGTATGTCTTCCTGGACCCCCTGGCTGGTGCTGTAACAAAGACCCATGTGATGTTGGGGGCAGAGACAGAGGAGAAGCTGTTTGATGCCCCCTTGTCCATCAGCAAGAGAGAGCAGCTGGAACAGCAG GTCCCAGAGAACTACTTCTATGTACCAGACCTGGGCCAGGTGCCTGAGATTGATGTGCCCTCCTACCTGCCTGACCTGCCCGGCATTGCCAATGACCTCATGTACAGTGCCGACCTGGGCCCCGGCATTGCCCCCTCTGCCCCTGGCACCATTCCAGAATTGCCCGCCTTCCACACTGAGGTAGCCGAGCCTCTCAAGCCAG ACCTGCAAGATGGGGTACTGAcagcacccccaccacccccaccgcccccaccacctcccccagCTCCTGAGGTGCTGGCCAGTGCACCCCCACCCTCAGCTGCGGCCCCTATAGGCCAAGGCGCCAGGCAGGACGACAGCAGCAGCAGCGCGTCTCCTTCAG CTCCAGTCCAGGGAGCTCCCAGGGAAGTGGTCGACCCCTCTGGTGGCCGGGCCACTCTGCTAGAGTCCATCCGCCAAGCTGGAGGCATCGGCAAGGCCAAGCTGCGCAGCGTGAAGGAGCGAAAGCTggagaagaagaagcagaaggagcAGGAGCAAG TGAGAGCCACGAGCCAAGGTGGGGACTTGATGTCGGATCTCTTCAACAAGCTGGTCATGAGGCGCAAGGGTAGGAGGCAGGGCTGCTGCCCGCCCTGGGCCGGCACATTGTACTTCTCTCCTGcctttttcttcctgtattttaaGTCTCCGGGGGCTGGGGGAACCAGGGTTTCCCACCAACCACCCTCACTCAGCCTTTTCCCTCCAGGCATCTCTGGGAAAGTACCTGGGGCTGGTGAGGGGCCTGGAGGAGCCTTTGCCCGCGTGTCAGACTCCATCCCTCCCCTGCCGCCACCGCAGCAGCCACAGGCAGAGGAGGACGAGGACGACTGGGAATCCTAG
- the LOC105738865 gene encoding uncharacterized protein LOC105738865, giving the protein MAGMPFPSIRSPELQKKTAYLDHTPVSVSSVAEGERRAGALLLAVADEASWSGSKACQSLFPGRATSRNQSTWPLPLFPRRQGHQAPKGFCQHSALTAGDGVCHGPGLQGSCYKGETQESVESRALPGPGTDTSAHWRKQGNPEEMVGPGHPLGLPGQLPSVESNLSSILRGRGPGFSLGLCKKLPFLSCPPS; this is encoded by the exons ATGGCAGGCATGCCCTTCCCCAGCATCAGGTCTCCAGAGCTGCAGAAGAAGACGGCCTACTTGGATCACACTCCCGTGAGTGTCTCCAGTGTTGCAGAGGGTGAGAGGAGAGCAGGCG CCCTGCTGCTTGCGGTGGCCGACGAAGCCTCCTGGTCTGGCTCCAAGGCCTGCCAGAGTCTTTTCCCGGGGAGAGCTACAAGCAGGAACCAGTCCACATGG CCTTTGCCTCTGTTCCCAAGAAGGCAGGGCCATCAGGCACCAAAGGGATTCTGCCAGCATAGTGCTCTGACCGCTGGAGACGGTGTTTGTCATGGGCCTGGTCTGCAGGGATCCTGCTACAAAGGTGAAACCCAGGAGAGTGTGGAGTCCAGAGCGTTGCCAGGCCCAGGCACAGACACTAGTGCCCACTGGAGAAAACAGGGGAATCCCGAAGAAATGGTGGGTCCTGGCCATCCTTTAGGTCTTCCAGGGCAGCTCCCCTCTGTGGAATCGAATCTGTCTTCCATCCTGCGTGGCCGAGGGCCAGGCTTCTCACTGGGCCTCTGCAAGAAGCTGCCATTTCTGTCCTGCCCACCTTCTTAG